CGATCCAAGCCTAGTATACGAGATAGTAAAGAATTCATCCTCGATTACAAGCATCCCTGTGATAGCTAAGCTAGGGTTAAGTGATAGAGTAGTGGAGTCCGCTGGTAGAGCACTTGAAGCCGGGGCTAGAGCGCTAACATTAATCAACACTATTAAGGCTATGGCAATAGACGTCTACGTCATGAAGCCTATTCTAAGCAATAAGCATGGAGGTCTCTCAGGCCCCCCAATACATCCAATAGCTGTCCGAGTAGTCTACGACGTCTACAAGGAGTATAAGCCTGAGATAATAGGGGCTGGAGGAGTCTCCACATGGATTGATGCAGCTGAGCTAATACTAGCAGGTGCTAAAGCCATCCAGGTAGGCACAGCACTACTCTACAACAGTAGAATAGTAGCTGAACTTAAAGATGGACTACTCAAGTGGATCAAGAGCCTAGGGTACAGTAGACTAGAAGAGCTTGTCGGTAGAGCAGTAGACTAAGTAGTAGACTCCAATAAGCAAAGCCTGCGATCAGCTCAAAGCGTAAGTGCCGATACACTAGGAAGTCGCAGTACTTGGTGTCACTCAAGATTCACTCTAGTAAAGATTTTAATTGTTGTTTCTACTTCATAAACTAGCTTCAACTACTCTACCCCCAGATTTACGCGTTTAGCAGAAGACAACTTATATACAGGGTCATGTAAGAGTTAATGTAGTGGTGGGTTCTTTGAGCCTTGTGATCAAGCTCCCCTATCCCCGAAGGGTTAGCAGTCTTACTGTTGAAGAAGCCCTACTGCTTAGGAGGAGTATAAGGGAGTTTAGGGATCAACCGGTTAAACTCGAGGATTTAGCTTTAATCCTCTGGGCTTCCTACGGGGTAAGCGAGCCCAGGGAAGGCTTACTGACTACTCCTAGTGCCGGCGCCACATACCCTCTCAGAGTCTACGTTGCAGTAGGCTCTAACGGACTGCTTAGTAGCGAGGGCTTCATTGAAGCCGGGATTTATAGATACGATAATGTGAAGCACACCATGGTGTTACTGAAGCGAGGGGATGTTAGGAGAGAGCTGAGTAGAGCAGCGTTAACACAGGAGTACGTTGCCACCGCTCCCTTAAGCATCGTGCTTACAGCCATATACGAGAGGACTACAAGTGTGTACGGGAGGAGAGGAGAGTTAAGGTACGTTCCAATGGAGGCAGGACACGCCTCCCAGAACATTTACTTAATGGCTACCTCACTAGGCTACGGTACTGTCGCTATAGGAGCCTTCAGAGATAGAGATGTTTCAAGTATCATCGGAGTAGACGGCGGGGAGACCCCTCTATACATAATGCCGATCGGTATACCACTAACTGCTCGTAGAGTAAGCTTCGACAGCCTAGCAGAATACTTTCAAGGTGCCCCCTAGCCGTCATCAGGCATTACCTTGCGGTTGAAGACTGGTATATTCAGGCGGTTAACAGCATAGATTGAAGTCTAGGAGTGCTTTAACTGTGAAAGGAGAGCTAAGGATATTAACTATCCGCTACTAGTATTAAAAAGAGTGAGAGCCAACTTCAGCGGGCACGTAGCCTTAGGTGCAGCGTGGTGCTTAAAGCTTGAATAAGAGTTTGATGGTTGCACTAGTGGTTTTAGTGCTTCTCCGCTTAACACCCTTCCTATGGACTTACACGGTTTTCTCGACTGATACCTGGCCGCTAATTAAGGATAGTGTTATCCTCGCCTCCAATAGCAGTATAAAGGTATTTGATGATAGAGTTTTCGACGGCTACCATAATAGGTGGCCGGGGGTGATGCTCTC
This genomic stretch from Desulfurococcus sp. harbors:
- the pyrD gene encoding dihydroorotate dehydrogenase PyrD; its protein translation is MNQALIVNLAGLRLEHPVMNASGILGSEPEHLEVLAGYGFSVLVSKTITLEPREGYPPPITVELRNKGLLNAVGLANPGVQAVRPLAEKARELGKPLILSIGGSSPREFSKLVEAASEARVNAIELNLSCPHVRGHGLELGSDPSLVYEIVKNSSSITSIPVIAKLGLSDRVVESAGRALEAGARALTLINTIKAMAIDVYVMKPILSNKHGGLSGPPIHPIAVRVVYDVYKEYKPEIIGAGGVSTWIDAAELILAGAKAIQVGTALLYNSRIVAELKDGLLKWIKSLGYSRLEELVGRAVD
- a CDS encoding SagB/ThcOx family dehydrogenase, with the protein product MIKLPYPRRVSSLTVEEALLLRRSIREFRDQPVKLEDLALILWASYGVSEPREGLLTTPSAGATYPLRVYVAVGSNGLLSSEGFIEAGIYRYDNVKHTMVLLKRGDVRRELSRAALTQEYVATAPLSIVLTAIYERTTSVYGRRGELRYVPMEAGHASQNIYLMATSLGYGTVAIGAFRDRDVSSIIGVDGGETPLYIMPIGIPLTARRVSFDSLAEYFQGAP